Proteins from a genomic interval of Mycolicibacterium grossiae:
- a CDS encoding ABC transporter permease — MARPRRRAARPAGVPRWVYVPATLGAAFVVLPLVAIAARVDWPRFLALVTSPAARTALELSLRTAAASTALCLVLGVPMALVLARSDARIVRWTRPLILLPLVLPPVVGGIALLYAFGRLGLLGRHLEAAGVHLAFTTTAVVLAQTFVSLPFLVIALEGAARTAGTDYELVAATLGARPGTVWWRVTLPLLLPGLVSGAVLAFARALGEFGATLTFAGSREGVTRTMPLEIYLQRESDADSAVALSLLLVAVAAVVVVGLGSRRLRVGGSDAF, encoded by the coding sequence ATGGCCCGTCCCCGCCGCCGCGCGGCCCGCCCCGCGGGCGTGCCGAGGTGGGTGTACGTGCCCGCGACGCTGGGCGCGGCGTTCGTGGTGCTGCCCCTGGTCGCGATCGCCGCACGGGTCGACTGGCCGCGGTTCCTCGCGCTGGTGACGAGCCCCGCCGCGCGGACGGCCCTGGAGCTGAGCCTGCGGACCGCCGCCGCCAGTACGGCGCTGTGCCTCGTGCTGGGCGTGCCGATGGCACTGGTCCTCGCGCGCAGCGATGCCCGCATCGTGCGCTGGACGCGACCGCTGATCCTCCTTCCGCTGGTCCTGCCACCCGTGGTCGGGGGCATCGCCCTGCTGTACGCGTTCGGCCGGCTCGGACTCCTCGGCAGGCACCTCGAGGCGGCCGGCGTGCACCTCGCGTTCACCACCACGGCCGTGGTGCTGGCGCAGACCTTCGTGTCGTTGCCGTTCCTGGTGATCGCGCTCGAGGGGGCGGCGCGCACCGCGGGCACCGACTACGAGCTGGTCGCGGCGACGCTCGGCGCCCGGCCCGGCACCGTCTGGTGGCGCGTGACGCTGCCGCTGCTGCTGCCCGGTCTGGTGTCCGGTGCGGTGCTGGCCTTCGCTCGCGCGCTCGGCGAGTTCGGGGCGACGCTGACCTTCGCCGGCTCCCGCGAGGGCGTCACCCGCACCATGCCGCTGGAGATCTATCTGCAACGCGAGAGCGACGCCGACTCGGCGGTGGCGCTGTCCCTGCTGCTGGTGGCGGTGGCCGCGGTCGTCGTCGTGGGCCTGGGTAGCCGCCGACTGCGCGTGGGCGGGTCCGATGCCTTCTAA
- a CDS encoding sulfate/molybdate ABC transporter ATP-binding protein: MPSNTAAPSGTPDPEPPPPGLDVRAVLASRDVDVALAVPPGEVLAVLGPNGAGKSTALHVVAGTVAPDEGWVRIGGRTLTDTGRGIHVPTHDRRVGLLLQKALLFPHLTVAANVAFGPRSTHRLGRRSSRAVAEHWLTEVDAADLVDRSARALSGGQAQRVALARALAAEPDVLLLDEPMAGLDVAVATAMRKVLRGVLTRGRRSAVLVTHDLLDVVTLADRVVVVESGRVVEAGAATDVLSAPRSFFGARFAGVNLVAGSYRAPDTVQTAWGAAWHGEPGGDAPVSGSAAVAVFPPSAVAVYPHRPHGSPRNTVEVVIAELDSRGPAIRVRAEDQPDGAPGLAADVTADAVADLRLAPGERVWFAVKSQAVTVHGRR, translated from the coding sequence ATGCCTTCTAACACCGCAGCGCCGTCGGGAACCCCGGACCCGGAACCTCCACCACCGGGCCTGGACGTCCGCGCCGTCCTGGCGTCCCGGGACGTCGACGTCGCCCTCGCGGTGCCGCCCGGCGAGGTGCTGGCCGTGCTGGGGCCCAACGGTGCCGGCAAGTCCACGGCGCTGCACGTCGTGGCCGGGACCGTCGCGCCCGACGAGGGGTGGGTGCGGATCGGCGGGCGCACCCTGACCGACACCGGCCGCGGCATCCACGTCCCCACCCACGACCGGCGCGTCGGACTGCTGCTGCAGAAGGCGCTGCTGTTCCCGCACCTGACGGTGGCGGCGAACGTCGCGTTCGGGCCGCGCAGCACGCACCGCCTCGGCCGCCGGTCGTCGCGGGCGGTCGCCGAACACTGGCTCACCGAGGTGGACGCCGCCGACCTCGTCGACCGCAGCGCCCGCGCCCTGTCCGGGGGGCAGGCGCAGCGCGTGGCCCTGGCGCGGGCCCTGGCCGCCGAACCCGACGTGCTGCTGCTCGACGAACCCATGGCGGGGCTCGACGTCGCGGTGGCGACGGCCATGCGGAAGGTGCTGCGCGGCGTGCTGACCCGCGGCCGTCGTTCGGCGGTCCTCGTCACCCACGACCTGCTCGACGTCGTCACGCTGGCCGACCGGGTCGTCGTCGTCGAGTCCGGGCGGGTGGTCGAGGCGGGCGCCGCGACCGACGTGCTGAGCGCACCGCGCAGCTTCTTCGGTGCGCGCTTCGCGGGCGTCAATCTGGTGGCTGGCAGCTACCGCGCCCCGGACACCGTGCAGACGGCGTGGGGGGCGGCGTGGCACGGCGAACCCGGCGGCGACGCGCCGGTCAGCGGCTCGGCGGCCGTCGCGGTGTTCCCGCCGTCGGCCGTGGCGGTCTACCCGCACCGGCCGCACGGCAGCCCGCGCAACACCGTCGAGGTGGTGATCGCCGAACTCGACAGCCGCGGGCCGGCGATCCGGGTGCGCGCCGAGGACCAACCCGACGGTGCGCCGGGCCTCGCCGCCGACGTCACCGCCGACGCCGTCGCCGACCTGCGGCTCGCGCCGGGGGAGCGGGTGTGGTTCGCGGTGAAGAGCCAGGCGGTCACGGTGCACGGGCGCCGGTAA
- a CDS encoding APA family fibronectin-binding glycoprotein — translation MYDPDARSRRRPALPRALAIVAAASATVASLVLPGVAHAEPAPAPSPAPAPAPAPLPAPGPLMQAPPPAPPARPAPADPNAPAPAPADPNAPPPAAPPPPPEPGRVENAAGGFSYVVPAGWKVSDQTQLSYGQALLTKIPPAGTEQAPTDTSVLLGRLDLKLFAGAETDNAKAATRLASDMGEFFMPFAGTRINQQSGPLDAAGVPGSFTSYDVKFTDTTKPDGQIWAGVVGSTPPPNAPRGQRTPERWFVVWLGTANNPVDKGAAAALTQSIRPYTPPPPPPPPDPNAPPDPNAPAPARPRVGVPVPVTDAPPEMQPAG, via the coding sequence ATGTACGACCCGGATGCCCGCAGCCGACGACGCCCCGCACTGCCGCGGGCGTTGGCCATCGTGGCGGCCGCCAGCGCGACCGTCGCCTCGCTCGTCCTGCCCGGCGTCGCCCATGCCGAGCCGGCGCCCGCGCCGAGCCCCGCACCCGCCCCGGCCCCCGCGCCGCTGCCGGCACCCGGCCCGCTGATGCAGGCGCCGCCGCCGGCACCCCCGGCACGTCCCGCGCCCGCCGATCCCAACGCACCGGCGCCCGCGCCCGCCGATCCGAACGCACCGCCGCCGGCCGCACCGCCGCCACCGCCCGAGCCCGGCCGCGTCGAGAACGCCGCAGGTGGCTTCAGCTACGTCGTACCCGCGGGCTGGAAGGTCTCCGACCAGACGCAGCTGTCCTACGGTCAGGCATTGCTGACCAAGATCCCGCCGGCCGGCACCGAGCAGGCCCCCACGGACACCAGCGTGCTGCTGGGCCGCCTCGACCTGAAGCTGTTCGCCGGCGCCGAGACCGACAACGCCAAGGCCGCCACCCGGTTGGCGTCCGACATGGGCGAGTTCTTCATGCCGTTCGCCGGCACCCGGATCAACCAGCAGTCCGGGCCGCTCGACGCGGCGGGCGTGCCGGGCTCTTTCACGTCGTACGACGTGAAGTTCACCGACACCACCAAGCCCGACGGCCAAATCTGGGCCGGCGTCGTCGGTTCGACGCCGCCGCCGAACGCCCCGCGCGGGCAGCGGACCCCCGAGCGCTGGTTCGTGGTGTGGCTGGGCACGGCGAACAACCCCGTCGACAAGGGTGCCGCGGCGGCGCTGACGCAGTCCATCCGGCCGTACACGCCCCCGCCGCCGCCTCCGCCGCCGGACCCGAACGCACCGCCGGACCCGAACGCGCCGGCCCCGGCCCGTCCGCGGGTGGGCGTGCCCGTCCCGGTGACCGACGCGCCGCCGGAGATGCAGCCCGCCGGCTGA
- a CDS encoding GlsB/YeaQ/YmgE family stress response membrane protein — protein MEMIAATEFLARSTTQTSVGWIGYIIIGAIAGWIAGKIVKGGGSGILMNIVIGVIGALIGGFLLSFFLDTAGGGWWFTLFTAILGSVILLSIVGAVQRR, from the coding sequence ATGGAGATGATCGCCGCAACCGAGTTCCTGGCCCGGTCGACGACGCAGACCAGCGTCGGGTGGATCGGCTACATCATCATCGGCGCCATCGCCGGGTGGATCGCCGGCAAGATCGTCAAGGGCGGCGGCTCGGGCATCCTCATGAACATCGTCATCGGCGTGATCGGCGCCCTGATCGGCGGCTTCCTACTGAGCTTTTTCCTCGACACCGCGGGCGGCGGCTGGTGGTTCACCCTGTTCACCGCGATCCTCGGCTCGGTGATCCTGCTGTCGATCGTGGGGGCGGTCCAGAGGCGCTGA